ACACCTTTGGTGCAGACGATCAAAACAACTTTGCAATTCGTTTGCAAGGTACCTACGCTGAGACTTTCAACATCGAACAGAAAGTTTTAGGTGTCAATGCTGAAGCTTCTTTCGGTAATATCGGCGTCTTTGGTCGCTACGGTATCTCCTTTGATCCCAGCAACCAGACCGTGAACCCCAGTGTTGATGTGTTTGGTGCTGCTCCTGCTATTGCACCCACAATTGGGACCGCAGGTGGTTCTAACACCATTCAGACTTGGATGGCTGGCGTTGGCTATAAGGATGCCCTCGTTCCTGGCTCCTTGTTTGCAGTTGCTGCTGGTATGCCTTACTTGGTTACCGGTACTCCTGGATCCAATGACCAGATCAACTTGGAAGCCTTCTACCGGTTCCCAGTTAATGACAACATCACCATTACTCCTGCTGTGATGTACATCATTAATCCTTTGGGTACTGTCAATGGCCTCTCCGCTGCAGGTGCTGGCAACGATAACGACATCATCCAAGGTTTAATCCGAGCAACCTTCTCGTTCTAAACCCTTCGTTAGACATAAGCCTTTTCTAGGCTGAAATAAGGCAGTGTGTTATGCACACTGCCTTATTTCTTGTCTTTTTATCTGTGATGAATATAGGGGACTTCTGCGGAGTGTCCTATCTGACCTGTTAGCTCGAGGCTTGGTCTATCATTTGCGCTGCCCTTAATTGACCACAGGCAGCATCTTTGTCTAAACCGCGGGATCGTCGAATACTGGCCGTAATATGTTGGCTTTGTAAGCTGTTCAGAAACTGTTGAAGTTGCTGTTGGGTTGGGCGTTGATAGTCAACTTCAGAGATAGGGTTGTAAGGGATTAAGTTCACATGGCTTTGAAAGCCTCGTAAATGATCGGCTAACTCTAGGGCATGCTCAGTTTGGTCGTTCACACCTGCTAATACGATGTACTCAAAGGTGACACGGCGCCCGGTCTGGGTAACGTAAGTACGACAATCTTTCAGAAGCTTCTCCAGGGGATAATGCTTTGCACTTGGAACAAGCTGTGTGCGAACTCTCTGATTGGAAGCATGTAAGCTCACCGCTAAAGTAATCTGAAGCTGTTGCTGACCCAGTTTGAGAATTTGCTTCGGAATGCCGACGGTGGAAACCGTTAGGGATCGTTGACCAATCCCCACATCTTGATTGAGGGATCGTACGGCTGCGAGCACTTGGTCTAGATTAAGCAGCGGTTCCCCCATACCCATAAACACAACATTGCCAACCCGCTGTTGAAAATCTTCCTGGACGGTTAAGACTTGATCAACGATTTCATGACAGGCGAGGTTGCGTTGATATTGACCTTTGCCAGTGGCACAAAAGTCGCAGCCCATAGGACAGCCGACTTGGGAGGAAACACATACTGTTAGGCGTTTTTGGGTGGGGATGCCAACCGTTTCAATAATCTGTCCATCTGCGAGTTTGAGTAAATACTTAACGGTTCCGTCTTGTGCTGCAGAGCGATGATGAATCTGAGATCGACCCACCGGTATATCTGCAATTTCAGTCCGCCATTGTTTCGGTAGAACAGTGATTTCGCTGAGGGAGTGTACACCTTTCTGGTAAATCCATTGATGTACTTGTTGACCTCGGTAGGCTGGCTGCTGATAGGTTTGAGCCCAATCGGTTAACTGCGCTTTAGAAGCACCTAGAAGGGGTGGAATAGATTCTACAGAAAGTTGATCAAGCATGATGGTTATTGAAGGTCTGAGATAAAACGGTGAGAAATGCCCAGTTAGGGTGGCACTAGCAGGAGTTGGAAGAATGGAAAATATAATATAAAGCTTGATGTGTTACCCTTCAAAAGCTTATACTGAAAAGTCTGACAAATTTCACGTAATAAAAACTAAGAGGAAGTGATATGTCGCGATATCGAGGCCCTCGCCTCAGAGTAGTGCGTCGTTTAGGAGAATTACCGGGTTTATCCCGTAAGACTCCTCGTCGGGCCTATCCCCCTGGGCAACATGGCCAAGCACGCAAGAAGCGTTCTGAATATGCAACCCAGCTTGAAGAAAAGCAAAAATTACGATTTAATTATGGCCTTTCTGAACGGCAGTTATTGCGTTATGTGCGCAAGGCTCGTCGTGCCGGAGGTTCTACAGGTCAAACCCTGTTGCAATTGCTGGAAATGCGCTTAGATAACACGATCTTTCGCTTAGGGATGGCACCGACTATTCCTGCGGCTAGACAGTTGGTGAATCATGGTCATTTGTTGGTGAATGGCCGGGTGGTTTCGATTGCCAGTTATCAGTGTCGTCCAGGTGATGTCATTCAGGCCCGAGATCGAGATGCTTCCCGGAAGTTGATTGAAACCCATATGCAATTCCCAGGCTTAGCCAATATCCCGACTCACCTAGACTTTGATAAAAATACTTTGACCGGTAAAGTCAATGGCGTCATTGAGCGAGAGTGGATTGCGCTAGAAATTAACGAACTACTTGTGGTGGAATATTACTCGCGGAAAGGCTAACTCGCGGCAACCTTCCCAGTTTTTCTACTGTGGCAATAATTTACGAATTAACTCCCAAATCCGTCAGTTTGGGAGTTTTTTTTGTAGGCGTTTTTCAAGGATCAGCTCTGCGATCGCAAGATCGGCTGGTGTAGTCACTTTTAAGTTGGTCTCTTCTCCCAAAACGATATGGACAGGGAGAGCTAACTTCTCAAACAAAGCTGCATCGTCCGTGACTTCCCATCCTTGCTGCCGACCTTGTTCATGGCACTGTTTGAGAGGGGCCACTTGAAACCCTTGAGGGGTTTGGGCTGCCCACAATTGGGATCGATCAGGGGTATCTAGAATTTGATGCGTAGCATCCACCACTTTAATGGTGTCCTTGACAGGGACAGCGGCAACAAAGCCTTGATATTTTTGGAGGGATTGAGAGCAACGGTCGAGCAACTCTGGTGTGGCCAGGCAACGGGCACCATCGTGGATGAGCACCTGCTCTGCTTCAGGAGGGAGTGCCTGGAGACCGTTATAGACTGATTCTTGACGAGTCTTGCCGCCTTCAATAAATACAGTGGGTTTACTCAACTGCAGGGACTGTAAAAGTTCTGTCCAGGTCGGTTCATCGTCTAATTGACCGACAATGCCAATCCAGGTAATGGAAGAGGCAGACTCAGCAGCAAGCAGTGTCCAAGCTAACAGGGGCTTACCCAGCAACATCAACCGCAACTTATTGCGATCGCTGCCCATGCGCCGTCCCATGCCTGCTGCTGGAATTAGTAAATGCATTGATAACCATAAACTGCCACCGTCCCCTATCCTATCTTGACCTGAGACTGTAATTTAGAAGACTTATTGAGTTCTAAGGCGGATTGATTACAAGCGTTGAGCATTCCCCTACAATGGGTGGCGGTAAACGTAGACTTCA
The Acaryochloris marina S15 genome window above contains:
- the ispD gene encoding 2-C-methyl-D-erythritol 4-phosphate cytidylyltransferase; this encodes MHLLIPAAGMGRRMGSDRNKLRLMLLGKPLLAWTLLAAESASSITWIGIVGQLDDEPTWTELLQSLQLSKPTVFIEGGKTRQESVYNGLQALPPEAEQVLIHDGARCLATPELLDRCSQSLQKYQGFVAAVPVKDTIKVVDATHQILDTPDRSQLWAAQTPQGFQVAPLKQCHEQGRQQGWEVTDDAALFEKLALPVHIVLGEETNLKVTTPADLAIAELILEKRLQKKLPN
- the rlmN gene encoding 23S rRNA (adenine(2503)-C(2))-methyltransferase RlmN gives rise to the protein MLDQLSVESIPPLLGASKAQLTDWAQTYQQPAYRGQQVHQWIYQKGVHSLSEITVLPKQWRTEIADIPVGRSQIHHRSAAQDGTVKYLLKLADGQIIETVGIPTQKRLTVCVSSQVGCPMGCDFCATGKGQYQRNLACHEIVDQVLTVQEDFQQRVGNVVFMGMGEPLLNLDQVLAAVRSLNQDVGIGQRSLTVSTVGIPKQILKLGQQQLQITLAVSLHASNQRVRTQLVPSAKHYPLEKLLKDCRTYVTQTGRRVTFEYIVLAGVNDQTEHALELADHLRGFQSHVNLIPYNPISEVDYQRPTQQQLQQFLNSLQSQHITASIRRSRGLDKDAACGQLRAAQMIDQASS
- the rpsD gene encoding 30S ribosomal protein S4, whose translation is MSRYRGPRLRVVRRLGELPGLSRKTPRRAYPPGQHGQARKKRSEYATQLEEKQKLRFNYGLSERQLLRYVRKARRAGGSTGQTLLQLLEMRLDNTIFRLGMAPTIPAARQLVNHGHLLVNGRVVSIASYQCRPGDVIQARDRDASRKLIETHMQFPGLANIPTHLDFDKNTLTGKVNGVIEREWIALEINELLVVEYYSRKG